The nucleotide sequence GGTCCACATCGGCGTCGTCCAGGACGATGATGGCGTTCTTGCCACCCAGCTCCAGCACGGCCGGCTTGAGGTGCTGCGCGGCCAGTGAGCCGATGGCCCTGCCGACTCCGGTGGAGCCGGTGAAGTTGACGATCCGTACGCGGGGATCGGTGATGAGCGCCTCGGCCACCTCGGCGGCGTCCTCTCGGGCGTTGGTGACCACGTTGAGCACCCCGTCGGGCAGCCCGGCGTCGCGCAGCACATCGGCGACGAAGAGCCCGCAGGCGAGCGGGGCGTCCTCGCTGGGCTTCAGTACGACCGTATTGCCTGCCGCCAGGGGCGCCGCGACGGCGCGGACACCGAGGATGACCGGCGCGTTCCAGGGGGCGAAGGCCGCGACGACACCGGCCGGTTCGCGGACGGCGAGGCCGAGCGCGCCCGTCTCCTGGGCGGTGAGCACTTCACCGCGCGGGGCGGTGATCGCGGCGGCGGCCTCGCGGAGGATGGCCGCGGCCAGGCCCACGTTGAAGTGCGCCCAGGGCGCGGTGCCCCCGGTCTCCTGGGCCATGATCTCCGCGGCCCGGTCGGCGCGCGACTCCAGCAGGTCCGCCGCGGTCAGGAAGATCCTACGGCGCTCGAACGGGGCCAGCTCGGCCCAGGCCGGGAAGGCGGCGTCGGCGGCGGCCACCGCCCGCGCCACGTCCTCGGCCCCCGCCGCCGCGACGGTGGCGAACACCTCACCGGTGTAGGGGTTGAGGTCCTCGGCGGTACGCCCCGAGGTGGCCGGGGTGTCCTTGCCATCGATCAACAGGTCGCGGTGAAGGGTCATGTCGGATGTCCTTTGCGGTCCCTCGCCCCAAGGGCGTGTTCGCGGAATGAACTTCAGTTCACCATGGCGGATGTCAGTCTCCGCCGCGCCCCGGGCCGTCGTCAATGCGGAGGCGGCGGCGGGGCCACCGCACCCCGCCGGACGCCGTCACCGCCAGAACGCCCAGGAGGGCCAGTGCCGCGGCGGGGGCGAGGACCGTCCACGGGGCGCGCTCGGCGTAGGGGTGGTTCTCGGCCAGCAGCCGCCCCCACTCCGGGGACGGCGGCTGCGCGCCCAGGCCGAGGAAGCCCAGCGAGGCCAGGGCGAGCGCCACGGCGGGCAGGCGCAGCAGGGCGTGCCGGACGACCGGAGGCAGGACCGCGGGCAGGACGTGACGGCGCAGCAGATGGCGGCGGGAGGCGCCCAGTGCGCGGGTGGCGGCGAGATGCGTGGCGGCGCGCTGCTGCCGCAGCAGGGCGGAGGTGTGCGCGGCCAGCGGTGCCCAGGCGACGGCGGCCACGGCGAGCGCGGGGGTGTACGGGCCACGGCCGGCCGCTCCGGCGACCAGGAGCCCGGCGAGCACGGGCGGCACCGCGTTCACGATCTCGACGAGTCCGCCGGACAGCCGGGGCACCAGGCCGAGCAGCACCCCCGCCACCAGCGCGGCGGCGCTCACCGCCACCGCGAGCGCGAGCGTGGACAGCGCGCCGTGCCCCACCCGGGCCAGCAGATCGCGGCCCAGCGCGTCGGTGCCGAACGGATGCGCCCAGGACGGGGAGGTGAGCCGGGCGGAGGTGTCCACCGCGAGGGGGTCCCGGAGGGCACCGAGCGCCACGACGGCGAGCAGGAGCGCGCCGTAGAGCAGCGGAACGGAGCGGGCGGACGGCGCGGACGGCCGGTGGAGCGAGGGCAGCGCCCCGTCGCGCAGCGCGGGCCCGAGCAACAGCCGGGACGCGAGCCCGGCGAGACCTCCGGCTGCGGCCGCGAGCAGGACGAGGACGAGGGTGCCCGCCTGAAGCATCGGCAGGTCCTGGGCGATGGCCGCCTGCAGGGTGAGCCGGCCGAGCCCGGGGATGTCGAAGACCTGCTCGACGGCGACCGCCCCGCCGGTGAGCCCGACCACGAACAGCCCGATGTTCGGCAGCACTCCGGGCACGGCACGCCGCAGCGCGTGGCGGGCGATCCGCCCGGCGGGCAGCCCGCGCGCGGCGGCGGCCCGGGCCCAGGGCTCGGCGAACGCGCCGGGCAGGGCGTCGTCCAGGACGCGGCCCAGCAGGGCGCCCGCGGGCAGGCCGAGGGCGAGCGAGGGCAGCACCATCCACCGGGGCTCGTACCAGCCGACCGCGGGCAGCCAGCCGAGCCGCACCCCGACCACGGCGGCCAGCACGGACGCCAGCAGGAACTCGGGCAGCGCGGCGAACAGCGCGCCACCACTTCCCGCACCGGCCCCGCGCCGGGCTGCCCGCCGCCTGGGGCCCTTCTGGCGGATCTCCGCGGCGTCGCGACGCCCGGCATGCCCTCTCGCCGCACCGCGCGAAAACCCAAGCAGCTCCGCTACGAGGGCCTCCGCGCGGCACGCCGAGAGCACGCACCGGACGCCGCTCCTTCGCCCACGCAGATCCGTCAGAAGGACCCTGGGCCCGAGCCACAGCGTGCGCCCGCACACCGCGCCCGCGGTGACCGCCGCGACCACCAGCGCCCCGCCCATGAGCAGCAGCGAGACGCCGAGCGCCTCGGCGACCGAGGGGGCCACGGCCGTCCCCGAGATCCAGGACCGGCCCGCGTCGCCGTGCGGCAGTCCGGCGAGCCACCGGCCGAGCAGCTCCAACGGACCGGCGTCGAGGCCGAGTTGGGAGCGCAGGGACTCCAGGAGCTCGGGGCTGGGCTCGCGGTCGGCCTCGCGCGCCTTGAGGACGGTGCGGGCGGGGTCGGTGCGGGACAGCCAGGGCAGCAGTCCGATGCCGCACAGCAGCGCCCCCGCGAGCGCGAGGCGCCACAGCGCGCTCAGGCCGGTGGACCACCCGGCGCTCAGGCGGGTGAACCGCGCCGTGCTCGGCCCGGTGAACCGCCCGGCGCCCAGCCCGGTGGACCGCCCGCCCCGCGCTCGGCCCGATCGACCGCCCCGCGCTCGGCCCGATCGACCGCCCCGCGCTCGGCCCGATCGACCGCCCCGCGCTCGGCCCGGTGGACCGCGCCCTGGTCCGCGCGCCGCTCAACGCCGCGTACCGGTGCCGACGAGCGTGCGCTCGTACGGATCGAGGATCACACCCCGCACCGAGGCGCCGACGCCGTGGATGATCCGCTGATGGACCAGCGGGACGACCCCGTCCGTGCGCAGCACGGCGGTCTGCGCGGCCAGGGCGGCGCGATGGCGCGCGGCGTCGTCGGCGCGGGACCCGGCCTCGGCGACCGCGCGGTCCACGGCCTTGTCGCACACCCGGGCCAGGTTGTAGCCGCCGTCGCAGGTGAAGTCGTCGGCGAGATAGGAGACCGGGTCGCCGGTGTCGAGCATGGTGTTACGGGCGGCCACCACGGCGTCGAACTTCCCGGCCAGGGCGTCGCCTTCGAGCCGGGAGTACTCCCGCACCTCCAGCTGCACACTGAACCCGGCCTCGCGCAGCTGCTGTTGCAGCACCTGGGCGACCTCGGGCAGCTCGGGCCGGTTGTCGTAGGTGGCGAGGGTGAGCGCGGTGTTCCCGGCGCGCTTGGCGGCGGGGCGGCCGGACGGCCGGGGGCGCTCATCCGCGGCCCAGGTGAGGGCCGGGCCGAACAGGCCGCGGCCGGTGTCGGCATGCCCCTCGTACACGTCCTCGGCGAGGGCGGCGGCGTCGACGGCCTCGCGGGCTGCGGCGCGGACGGCGGGGTCGGCGAAGGGGCCGGAGCGGGTGTTGAGGAAGAGGGCGGTGGTGCGGGCGGTGGGCACCTCGCGGACGGTCGGCTGGTCGAGGGTGGCCGCCTGGGAGACCGGGACCGCCTCGGCCATGTCCACCTCGCCGCTGCGCAGCGCGTTGGTGCGGGCCGTGCCGTCGGCTATGAAGCGGACATCGAGACCGGAGGCGTGGGCGAGGCCGCCCCAGTAGTCGTCGAAACGGTGGAGGGTGGCGCGGATGGCGCCGCCCGTCCTGGCCAGGGTGAAGGGACCGGTGGCGGTGCCGGCCGGATCGACGGCCGCTGTCCCGTCCGCCGCGTCCGAACGCGCCTTCGCCGAACCGGACTCATCCGTACCGGCCGTCCTCGTACCGGCCTTCGTGCGATACGCCTTGGGCGCGAGGATGGCCAGGCTCGGGCTGGACAGTCGCAGCGGCAGAGCGGAGTCGGCGGTGGCGGTGGTGACCCGGACCCGCCGCTCCCCCACCGCCTCGGCGGTGAGCGTGACCCCGGTGAGCGCGGCGGGCCCGGGATCGGCGTGGGTGGCATGGGTGAGGGCACCCGCCACCGCCTCCGGGGTGACTTCGGTGCCGTCCTGGAACCGCGCCTCGCGCAGGGTGAACACCCAGCCGCCGCCGCTCTCCCGCGCCCAGGACTCGGCGAGGGCGGGCACCGCGCCGCCGTTGCCGTCCAGCCGGGTCAGCCCCTCGGTGACCCCGAGCCGGCTGAGCAGGGTGGCGTCGGCGCCGTACGGGGAGAAGCGCTCGGCGGGCGGGAAGGCCATCGCGACCCGGAGGCGTCCGCCGCCCGCACCGGCCCCGGCGTCGTACGGCGAACCGTCACGGGCCGCGAAACACCCGGCGAGCAGCGGGACGAGCAGCAGCGCGGCGGCCCACCGGCGGCGGACAGAGTGCATGGGCGTGGTTCTCCAGGGGCTGCGCGGGGACGGCGAAACACCAACGCTAGATGATAATCATTTCCATCAACTCATGGCATCCCCGGCCCCATGGGGACCTCGAAATGGACGATGCCCTGGCCGCCCCCGGGCGCCTCCCGCTCATCGCAGACGACCTTCCCCAGGGACCGCCAGAACGGCTCGGCGCCCGCCACCCCCGGATCGGTGTGCAGATAGACCGCGCGATAGCCGCCGTCCGCCACGGCGAAGTCCAGCAGCGCACGCACCAGCCGCCGGGCCAGCCCATTGCGCCGATGCTCGGATCGCACATAGACCCGGCGCAACTGGGCGGTCTCCCCCGACGGGTACCGCGCGGCCAGCCACGACGGGTTGGGCGGATGGGCCGGGCCCCGGGAGTCGAGCGCGGCGGTCGCCACGACCGCCCCGTCGCTCTCGTCCACCGCCACCAGCAGCGTGTGGCGCGCACCGTCCAGATACGCGGCGGCGGGATCGATGATGTCGGCGTGCCAGCGAGGCACATAGCCGGTTCCGAAGTCGCGGTAGACGGTGTCGAGCATCACGCTGCGGACGGCGTCGAGGTCATCGGGGGTCGCGGTTCTGATGCGATAGCTGAGCACCTGCGCATCGTACGCAATAAGCCTACGCGCTGATCGTACTGGCAGACTGGTCCGGGACCGGAGGAGGGGGCCGATGGGGCGGGGACGGCCGTCGATGCAGGAGCTGATCCAGCGGCGCAGGAACGCCGGATTCGTGGGGCGGCACCGGGAACTGGACGCGTTCCGGGACAACTTCGGGCTGCCGCCGGAGGACGGGCGGCATCGCTTCGTCTTCCATGTGCACGGCCACGCGGGCGTGGGCAAGACCTGGCTGATGCGCCGGCTGGAACAGACCGCCCGCCAGGAGTACGGCGCGCTCACCGCCCGCGTCGACGAGGCGGCGGGCTCCGTCCCCGAGGCGATGGCCGCGATCAGCGAGCAATTCGCCCGCCAGGGGCGAGAGTTCACGGCGTTCGACCGGCGGCTCGCCACGTATCGGCAGCGCCGCCATGAGGCGGAGTCGGTACCGGCGGAGGGCGAGCGGACCGGGCCCAGCACCGGCAGCATGGTCGCCGCGCGAGCCGGGCTCACCGGCCTCGGCCTGGTGCCGGGGGTCGGGGCACTGGCGGGCGCCGTCGACCCGGTGCCGCTCGCCGAGGGCACCGACCGGCTGCGCGCGGCACTCAGCTCGCGGTTCCGCGACCACAAGGACGTCCAGCTCGTGCTGGACCCGGTGGAGACGCTGACCCCGCTGCTGGTCAGGGAGTTGTCGGAGGCGGCAGCGGCGGTGCCGTGGCTGGTGCTGCTCTTCGACACCTACGAGCGCCTCGGCCCGCTGCTCGACCCCTGGCTGCGCACCCTGCTGACCAGCGAACGCCTTGGCACCCTCCCCGCCAACACCGTGCTGGTGCTGGCCGGGCAGACCCGCCCGGACCCCGGCTGCTGGGGCGACCTGGCCGATGTGGTCGCGGAGCTGCCGCTGGAGCCGTTCACCGACGCGGAGGCCCGGCAACTGCTCACCGCCAAGGGGATCACCGATGAGCCGGTGGTGCGGGAGGTGCTGCGGCTCTCCGGCCGGCTGCCGGTGCTGGTGTCCACCCTCGCCGAGAACCCCGGAACCAGCGGCGACCTGGACGACCCCAGCGCCACCGCCGTCGACCGGTTCCTGAAATGGGAGCGCGATCCGGTGCGCCGCTCCGCCGCCCTGGCGGGCGCGCTGCCCCGGCGGCTGAACGAGGACGTCTTCAGGGCGGCGGTGGACGAGGACGGGGCCGAGCTGTTCGGCTGGCTGCGGTCGCTGCCCTTCATCGGCGACCGTAACGGGGCGGCCCGCTACCACGATGTGGTCCGCGCCCCGATGCTGCGGCTTCAGTGGAGCACCTCACCGCAGCGGTGGAGCGCGGCCCACACCCGGCTGGCGGAGACCTTCGCCGGGTGGCGCGAGTCGGCCGCCGGGGGGCTCGACGCGCGCGACGGGTGGCGGCTGGACGCCTGGAGCGGACCGCGTCTGGAGGAGTGGTACCACCTGCTGTGCGCACGGCCGTCGGCGGCGCTGCCCGGGGCGCTGCGGGACGGGATCGACGCCTGCGACGCGGGTCCGGCGGTGGCCCGGCGCTGGGCGTCCACCCTGGTCGAGGCGGGCGAGGACGCCGACTCGGACGCGGTGCGCACCTGGGGGCGGCGCCTGGTGGAGGCGCTGGCGGACGAACGGCGGCGCGGTATCGAGGCGCTGGGGCTGCTGCTGGCACGGGCCGGGCTGGACGCCGCCGACCGGGTCGCGGCACTCGTCGTACGGGGGTGGCACCGCCGGTCGGTCGAGGAGTACGACGCGGCGCTGGAGGACTTCCGCCGGGCGATCGAGCTGGACCCCGGGAACGTACGCGCGCACTTCGGGCGTGCCGTGGTCCACCGGGCGACCGGGGACTTCACCGCGGCGATGGACGCGTTGGACGGCGTGGGGGCGCTGGAGCCGGACTCGACCTGGGTTCAGCGGGAGCGCGGGGAGACCTGCCGCCGGGCGGGCCGGTACGAGGAGGCGCTGGTCCTGCTCGACCCGGTGGTCGAGGCCGATCCGGCGGACCATGTGGCCCTGGGCAGCCGCGGCCAGACCATGATGGCGCTCGGCCGGATCCAGGAGGCCCTGGCGGACTTCGACCGGGCCATCGAGCGGCACGGCGACTACACCTGGGCGCTGGTCCGGCGGGCCCGTGTCCGCAGCACCCTGGGGGACGCGGCGGGCGCGCTGGAGGACCTGGACCGGGCGGAGGCGCTGGAGCCGGGCGTCCCGGGAACGCTGGGCGAGCGCGGCGATGTCCACCGCTTCGCGGGCCGCTACGAGGAGGCCATCGCGGCGTACGACCGGGCGCTGGCCCTCGACCCGGGCTACGCCTGGGCCCTGGGGAGCCGCGCGATGGCCAACGAGGCCCTGGGCAGACGCGCGGAGGCGCTGGCGGACCTGGACCGGGCGGTGGAACTGAATCCCGGCTACGCCTGGGCCGTGGCGCAGCGCGAGCGTTTGCTGCTCGGCGGGGATTCACCGGAGGGCGGACGGAACGACGGACCGGTGTGACCTCCCGGCACCCGTGCTTCCGGCTCCTCTCTCTCCGCGGCCGGTCACCGGCCCTGTCGTGACACGCCCCGGGTGATGCGGGACGACACGGCGTGGCGTACTGCGCGCAGCACGGCACGGCAGCGCGACAGATACCGGGCCGGGCGGGACCGGCGGACCGGGCGCGCTGTGGCCGATGGAGCCGGTACGGCCGACGGGGCCGGTACGGAGGTCGGAGCCGGTGCGGAGGTCGGAGCCGGTACGGAGGTCGGAGCCGGTACGGCCTCGGCTACGGACACGTCCTGAGCGGTGGCGTCCACCGGATCGGGAGCGGCCGGATCGGCCGGGGGCGGCGACGGATCGGTGGTCCTGGCCTGCGGGGTGACGGGGCGCCGGGTGGCTTCTGCGCGCATCATCGCGCGCATGGCGGCATAGACATCGATGGGCATGCGGATACTCCTGCGGTCTCGGACGTCCGATGGCTGAGCGGGCAGGGCACACCGCGTCCGGGATCCGCGCGGCAGCCGCGGAATCGGGATGACGGACGTGCCCGGGCCCGGTCAGC is from Streptomyces hygroscopicus and encodes:
- a CDS encoding ABC transporter substrate-binding protein; this translates as MHSVRRRWAAALLLVPLLAGCFAARDGSPYDAGAGAGGGRLRVAMAFPPAERFSPYGADATLLSRLGVTEGLTRLDGNGGAVPALAESWARESGGGWVFTLREARFQDGTEVTPEAVAGALTHATHADPGPAALTGVTLTAEAVGERRVRVTTATADSALPLRLSSPSLAILAPKAYRTKAGTRTAGTDESGSAKARSDAADGTAAVDPAGTATGPFTLARTGGAIRATLHRFDDYWGGLAHASGLDVRFIADGTARTNALRSGEVDMAEAVPVSQAATLDQPTVREVPTARTTALFLNTRSGPFADPAVRAAAREAVDAAALAEDVYEGHADTGRGLFGPALTWAADERPRPSGRPAAKRAGNTALTLATYDNRPELPEVAQVLQQQLREAGFSVQLEVREYSRLEGDALAGKFDAVVAARNTMLDTGDPVSYLADDFTCDGGYNLARVCDKAVDRAVAEAGSRADDAARHRAALAAQTAVLRTDGVVPLVHQRIIHGVGASVRGVILDPYERTLVGTGTRR
- a CDS encoding salicylaldehyde dehydrogenase, whose translation is MTLHRDLLIDGKDTPATSGRTAEDLNPYTGEVFATVAAAGAEDVARAVAAADAAFPAWAELAPFERRRIFLTAADLLESRADRAAEIMAQETGGTAPWAHFNVGLAAAILREAAAAITAPRGEVLTAQETGALGLAVREPAGVVAAFAPWNAPVILGVRAVAAPLAAGNTVVLKPSEDAPLACGLFVADVLRDAGLPDGVLNVVTNAREDAAEVAEALITDPRVRIVNFTGSTGVGRAIGSLAAQHLKPAVLELGGKNAIIVLDDADVDHAVDAATFGVFMNSGQICMSGDRILVHESLAEEFTAKFAAKVAALPCGDPADPSTVVGPLVATTSARRVAALVKDAVDKGATVLTGGGEPDGAVHPATVLSGVTPDMDIHHAEAFGPVCVVATFADDDRAVALANATDHGLTCGIITENGTHGLKVARRIRTGIVHINDQSVADEPQAPFGGIKHSGYGRFGGRWGIEAFSDTRWITLATQHAHYPF
- a CDS encoding acetyltransferase; translated protein: MLSYRIRTATPDDLDAVRSVMLDTVYRDFGTGYVPRWHADIIDPAAAYLDGARHTLLVAVDESDGAVVATAALDSRGPAHPPNPSWLAARYPSGETAQLRRVYVRSEHRRNGLARRLVRALLDFAVADGGYRAVYLHTDPGVAGAEPFWRSLGKVVCDEREAPGGGQGIVHFEVPMGPGMP
- a CDS encoding ABC transporter permease: MELLGRWLAGLPHGDAGRSWISGTAVAPSVAEALGVSLLLMGGALVVAAVTAGAVCGRTLWLGPRVLLTDLRGRRSGVRCVLSACRAEALVAELLGFSRGAARGHAGRRDAAEIRQKGPRRRAARRGAGAGSGGALFAALPEFLLASVLAAVVGVRLGWLPAVGWYEPRWMVLPSLALGLPAGALLGRVLDDALPGAFAEPWARAAAARGLPAGRIARHALRRAVPGVLPNIGLFVVGLTGGAVAVEQVFDIPGLGRLTLQAAIAQDLPMLQAGTLVLVLLAAAAGGLAGLASRLLLGPALRDGALPSLHRPSAPSARSVPLLYGALLLAVVALGALRDPLAVDTSARLTSPSWAHPFGTDALGRDLLARVGHGALSTLALAVAVSAAALVAGVLLGLVPRLSGGLVEIVNAVPPVLAGLLVAGAAGRGPYTPALAVAAVAWAPLAAHTSALLRQQRAATHLAATRALGASRRHLLRRHVLPAVLPPVVRHALLRLPAVALALASLGFLGLGAQPPSPEWGRLLAENHPYAERAPWTVLAPAAALALLGVLAVTASGGVRWPRRRLRIDDGPGRGGD